The following coding sequences lie in one Arachis hypogaea cultivar Tifrunner chromosome 9, arahy.Tifrunner.gnm2.J5K5, whole genome shotgun sequence genomic window:
- the LOC112710216 gene encoding uncharacterized protein, translating to MESMNFAAALCRRLNIKELVTNVPVYRSTSDVSGEGLSLVFRRWATKKTAGSTKNGRDSKPKNLGVKKFGGERVIPGNIIVRQRGTRFHPGNYVGIGKDHTLFAMKEGCVKFERNKLTGRKWVHVEPKEGHVLHPMYSDASASELKVAV from the exons ATGGAAAGCATGAATTTTGCGGCAGCGTTGTGCAGAAGATTGAATATCAAGGAACTCGTGACAAATGTTCCTGTATATAGAAGCACTAGTG ATGTTTCTGGAGAaggtttgagtcttgtgttcaGGCGTTGGGCTACTAAAAAGACAGCCGGTTCAACAAAGAATGGACGAGATTCAAAACCCAAGAACCTTGGAGTGAAAAAATTTGGTGGGGAG AGGGTGATACCGGGGAATATCATTGTTCGGCAACGCGGCACTCGCTTTCATCCGGGGAACTATGTCGGAATCGGTAAAGATCATACTCTCTTTGCTATGAAAGAGGGATGTGTGAAGTTTGAAAGGAACAAACTGACCGGTCGCAAGTGGGTGCATGTTGAGCCCAAGGAAGGTCATGTCCTTCACCCTATGTATTCAGATGCTTCTGCCTCCGAACTAAAAGTTGCTGTCTAA
- the LOC112710217 gene encoding lysine--tRNA ligase, chloroplastic/mitochondrial, with the protein MEALKLWNLTSQPLKRHLLHSTTSITSYAFRRTPRTLLLRSSSSSSSTASSSAPDIDKPTGAASRAAGRNRRAPASPTTSTSDREAVRAIRLKKVEELRSKGLDPYAYGWEKTHSANQLQDIYRDLGNGEEANGENDHVSIAGRIVARRAFGKLAFLTLRDDSGTIQLYCDKERLIDDQFEQLKAHVDIGDILGARGSIKRTEKGELSVCVLSFAILTKSLLPLPDKYHGLTDIDKRYRQRYVDMIANPEVADVFRKRAKVVSEIRRTMDSLGYIEVETPVLQGAAGGAEARPFITHHNSLGRDLYLRIATELHLKRMLVGGFEKVYEIGRIFRNEGISTRHNPEFTTIEMYEAYSDYQSMMNLAEEIVTQCALAVLGKLTLDYQGVEICLERPWRRETMHNLVKEVSGIDFSELGDDLEVAKKVTLSTLGNNLDAKDKASIEACQSVGHLLNEVFEVVVEPKLIQPTFVLDYPIEISPLAKPHRRSIGLTERFELFICGRELGNAFSELTDPIDQRGRLEDQVRQHEKKRAEAASRNADKKEGTENEDDLYEVTLDDDFLTALEYGMPPASGMGLGIDRIVMLLTNSPSIRDVIAFPVLKVQQ; encoded by the exons ATGGAAGCGCTTAAACTGTGGAACCTAACAAGCCAACCACTCAAGAGGCACTTACTTCACTCAACTACTTCAATCACCTCTTACGCATTTCGTCGAACACCTCGTACCCTCCTTCTCcgctcctcctcttcttcttcttcaaccgccTCTTCCTCCGCCCCCGACATCGACAAACCCACCGGAGCTGCTTCCAGGGCTGCTGGACGCAACCGCCGTGCCCCGGCGTCTCCGACCACTTCGACTTCCGATAGGGAGGCTGTTCGAGCCATTCGCTTGAAGAAG GTTGAAGAACTGAGAAGTAAAGGGCTTGATCCATATGCTTATGGATGGGAGAAAACTCACAGTGCTAATCAGCTGCAAGATATATATAGAGATCTGGGAAATGGTGAGGAAGCAAACGGTGAGAATGACCATGTATCAATTGCAGGAAGAATTGTTGCTAGAAGAGCATTTGGCAAGCTTGCTTTTTTGACACTAAGAGATGATTCTGGGACAATTCAG CTCTATTGTGATAAGGAGAGACTCATAGATGACCAGTTTGAACAGTTGAAAGCTCATGTTGATATTGGTGATATACTAGGTGCAAGAGGTTCAATAAAACGCACAGAGAAAG GAGAACTTTCTGTGTGTGTCCTTTCCTTTGCAATCCTTACAAAATCTCTGCTTCCACTACCTGACAAATATCATGGCTTAACTGATATCGATAAACGCTATCGCCAAAG ATACGTAGATATGATTGCAAATCCAGAGGTAGCAGATGTTTTCCGCAAAAGAGCAAAG GTTGTATCAGAGATACGGAGAACAATGGATTCTTTAGGTTACATTGAAGTTGAAACCCCAGTTTTGCAG GGAGCAGCTGGGGGAGCCGAAGCCAGACCATTTATTACACATCATAATTCTCTTGGAAGGGACTTATATTTGAGAATTGCAACTGAATTACATCTGAAGAGAATGCTG GTTGGTGGATTTGAAAAGGTATATGAGATTGGGCGAATATTTAGAAATGAAGGAATTTCAACTCGTCATAATCCTGAATTTACCACAATAGAG ATGTATGAAGCATACTCAGACTACCAAAGCATGATGAATTTGGCAGAGGAGATTGTGACTCAATGTGCCCTAGCAGTTCTTGGGAAACTTACCCTAGATTATCAG GGAGTTGAGATATGTCTGGAGAGACCTTGGAGGAGGGAGACCATGCACAACCTTGTTAAAGAAGTTTCCGGCATTGATTTTAGTGAATTGGGAGATGATCTTGAAGTTGCAAAGAAAGTTACTCTTAGTACCCTTGGAAACAATCTTGATGCCAAGGACAAAGCTTCGATTGAAGCTTGCCAATCTGTTGGCCATCTACTTAATGAG GTCTTTGAGGTTGTTGTAGAACCAAAGCTCATCCAACCTACATTTGTTTTAGACTATCCAATTGAAATATCTCCACTGGCCAAACCACACCGAAG ATCCATAGGTTTGACTGAGAGATTTGAGCTATTCATTTGTGGCCGTGAGCTAGGCAATGCATTCTCGGAACTGACTGATCCTATAGATCAG AGAGGTCGCTTAGAGGATCAAGTTAGACAACATGAAAAGAAGAGAGCCGAGGCTGCTTCAAGAAATGCTGATAAGAAGGAAGGGACGGAAAACGAGGATGACTTATATGAAGTTACTCTTGATGACGACTTTCTAACAGCTTTGGAATATGGAATGCCTCCAGCCTCTGGAATG gGACTTGGAATTGACAGGATCGTGATGCTTTTGACAAATTCTCCCAGCATTCGAGATGTAATAGCCTTTCCAGTATTGAAAGTCCAGCAATAG
- the LOC112710214 gene encoding pentatricopeptide repeat-containing protein At2g02980, chloroplastic-like, protein MVTCNSHFYGSAPSLLPISVRKFQSSCEYHSIASLKFTQVSAKEKKTKPKVPPIQNELHINLVETQQLHCQLLKNCSDCAYRLTFPALKSYSSNAALYSFLITSYIKNNCPEDAVKIYIHMRKTDAKIDNFIIPSALKACCVVPSALLGQEVHGFVVKNGFHSDVFVCNALMMMYSEVGNLASACQLFDKIEKRDAVSWSIMLRNYSRHGMLNEALNLVREMHAIGVKPSEIAMISIIHVIAELADMKLGKGIHAYVTRNMSYEKPSVPLSTALIDLYAKCANLAYARRIFDNLSAASIISWTAMIAAYIHCNDLNEGFRLFIKILVEGVFPNDITILSLVKGCGAARALKLGKLLHAFTLRNGIAMSLNLATAFLDMYGKCSDVRSARSVFNNSTKNKDLMMYSAMISAYAKADCIDEAFDIFAQMTGCGIKPNEITMVSLLSLCAKSGSLEMGKWIHSYLDKQGIKADMVLKTSLVDMYSKCGDIDTAYGLFIKANDRDISMWNAMISGFAMHGHGNSALELFAEMEAQGVIPNDITFIAVLHACSHAGLVQEGKRLFCRMVNEFSLVPKIEHYGCMVDLLSRAGSLEEAQELIKDMPMRPNSAVLGSFLAACKVHKNVNLAEWAAKQFLSLEPEKCGYNVLMSNIWAASNRWENVADIRRAMKDAGIHKEPGFSSIEVHGTIHEFVMGDREHPETPKIYEMIGEMREKLEHAGYTPNVSVVLKNIDMEEKESAVNYHSEKLAMAYGLISTGHGIQLRILKNLRICEDCHNATKLVSKIYGREIIVRDRNRFHHFKEGFCSCNEYW, encoded by the coding sequence ATGGTTACATGCAATTCACACTTCTATGGTTCTGCTCCTTCACTTCTTCCTATCTCGGTTCGAAAGTTCCAAAGTTCTTGTGAATATCACTCCATAGCCTCTTTGAAATTCACTCAAGTCTCagcaaaagagaagaagacaAAACCAAAGGTGCCTCCAATCCAAAATGAACTTCACATCAACCTTGTAGAAACACAACAGCTTCATTGCCAGTTGCTCAAGAACTGTTCCGATTGCGCTTATAGACTCACTTTTCCTGCGCTTAAGTCCTACTCGAGCAATGCAGCTCTTTACAGCTTCTTGATAACATCTTACATTAAGAACAATTGCCCTGAAGATGCAGTGAAAATATATATCCATATGCGAAAAACCGATGCCAAAATTGACAATTTCATCATACCATCAGCTCTCAAAGCATGCTGTGTTGTCCCTTCAGCTCTGCTAGGACAAGAGGTGCATGGTTTTGTGGTCAAGAATGGATTTCATAGTGATGTTTTTGTCTGCAATGCATTGATGATGATGTACAGTGAGGTTGGAAACTTGGCATCTGCATGCCAATTATTCGACAAGATTGAGAAAAGAGATGCTGTCTCTTGGAGTATTATGCTTCGAAACTATAGTCGCCACGGTATGCTCAATGAAGCATTGAACCTTGTGAGAGAAATGCATGCTATTGGAGTGAAGCCTAGTGAAATTGCAATGATAAGCATCATTCATGTAATTGCAGAACTTGCTGATATGAAATTGGGTAAAGGCATTCATGCTTATGTCACAAGGAACATGAGCTATGAGAAACCAAGTGTTCCTCTAAGTACTGCTTTGATAGATTTGTATGCTAAATGTGCAAATTTAGCTTATGCAAGAAGAATTTTCGACAATTTGTCCGCGGCAAGTATAATCTCCTGGACTGCTATGATTGCAGCCTATATCCATTGCAATGATTTGAATGAGGGTTTTAGGCTGTTTATCAAAATTCTAGTTGAGGGTGTGTTTCCAAATGATATCACAATCCTTAGTTTGGTCAAAGGATGCGGCGCAGCCAGAGCACTAAAACTAGGCAAGTTGTTACATGCTTTTACATTAAGAAATGGGATTGCCATGTCTTTAAATCTAGCCACCGCTTTTCTTGATATGTATGGCAAATGCAGCGATGTAAGAAGCGCGAGATCTGTTTTCAATAATAGCACCAAGAACAAAGATTTAATGATGTATAGCGCCATGATTTCGGCTTATGCGAAAGCTGATTGTATAGATGAGGCATTTGATATATTTGCTCAGATGACTGGATGTGGAATTAAACCAAATGAGATAACCATGGTTAGCCTCCTTTCGCTATGTGCAAAATCTGGATCACTTGAAATGGGTAAGTGGATACATTCTTACTTAGACAAACAAGGAATCAAAGCAGATATGGTTCTGAAAACATCTTTGGTGGACATGTATTCGAAGTGTGGAGACATAGATACAGCTTATGGACTATTCATCAAGGCCAACGACCGAGATATTTCTATGTGGAATGCCATGATATCTGGTTTTGCAATGCATGGTCATGGTAATTCAGCATTGGAACTCTTTGCTGAAATGGAAGCACAAGGAGTTATCCCTAATGACATAACATTCATTGCAGTTCTTCATGCTTGTAGCCATGCCGGATTGGTTCAAGAAGGGAAGAGGCTGTTTTGCAGAATGGTTAATGAATTCAGTTTGGTCCCAAAGATTGAACACTATGGCTGTATGGTAGACCTTCTCAGTCGAGCAGGATCACtcgaagaagctcaagaactaattaagGACATGCCTATGAGGCCAAACTCGGCTGTATTAGGATCTTTTCTTGCTGCTTGCAAAGTTCACAAAAATGTGAACCTTGCTGAATGGGCTGCAAAACAGTTTCTATCATTAGAACCCGAAAAATGTGGATACAATGTCCTAATGTCAAACATCTGGGCTGCATCAAACAGATGGGAAAATGTTGCTGATATAAGGAGAGCTATGAAGGATGCAGGGATTCATAAAGAACCGGGTTTCAGCTCCATTGAAGTGCATGGAACGATTCATGAATTTGTAATGGGAGATAGAGAACACCCAGAAACACCAAAGATTTATGAAATGATTGGTGAGATGAGAGAAAAGCTAGAACATGCTGGATACACTCCAAATGTATCTGTTGTGCTGAAGAACATAGATATGGAGGAAAAAGAGAGTGCAGTAAATTATCACAGTGAAAAACTTGCAATGGCTTATGGTTTGATTAGCACAGGTCATGGAATTCAGCTTCGGATTTTGAAGAATCTTAGAATATGTGAAGACTGTCATAATGCAACAAAGTTGGTGTCCAAGATTTATGGGAGGGAGATAATTGTGAGGGATCGTAATCGCTTTCACCATTTCAAAGAAGGATTTTGTTCTTGTAATGAGTATTGGTAG
- the LOC112708807 gene encoding F-box/kelch-repeat protein At1g30090-like — protein MRKVLDPLTGNWRSIANIGTNMASYDAAVLNGKLLVNESWLWPFYVSLRGQVYDPRTDNWENMAVGLREGWTSSSVIVYGHLFVVSELERMKLKVYDTETDSWDAIDGPPLPEQICKPFAVNACNCHIYVVGRNLHVAVGHISRLLSDKNSDEKWSFSVRWHVIDAPENLSDLTPLSSQPVKLNLCFVVGEYVAELLVESEFAAFGFGEVLLIGNAEGD, from the exons ATGAGAAAGGTATTGGATCCTCTCACTGGAAATTGGCGATCTATCGCCAACATAGGAACCAATATGGCATCTTATGATGCAGCAGTTCTCAACGGAAAGCTTCTCGTCAACGAAAGCTGGTTATGGCCCTTTTATGTCTCTCTAAGGGGACAAGTCTATGATCCCAGAACAGATAATTGGGAAAACATGGCTGTTGGACTTAGAGAAGGCTGGACCAGTTCAAGTGTCATTGTTTATGGCCACTTGTTTGTTGTCTCTGAGCTCGAAAGAATGAAGCTAAAGGTCTATGACACGGAAACAGACTCCTGGGATGCCATAGATGGCCCCCCTTTGCCTGAGCAAATATGCAAGCCTTTTGCTGTCAATGCTTGCAATTGCCATATTTATGTCGTGGGCCGAAATCTTCATGTTGCTGTTGGTCATATCTCTAGACTGCTTTCAGACAAAAATTCTGACGAAAAATGGAGCTTCAGTGTTCGGTGGCATGTAATCGATGCACCGGAAAATTTATCTGATCTCACTCCTTTAAGCTCTCAG CCTGTGAAATTGAATTTGTGCTTTGTTGTTGGTGAATATGTCGCTGAATTGCTTGTTGAATCTGAATTTGCTGCTTTTGGATTTGGTGAAGTATTGTTGATTGGAAATGCAGAAGGGGATTAA
- the LOC112710215 gene encoding pentatricopeptide repeat-containing protein At1g71460, chloroplastic has translation METTVPIPTSAATPTSSLSLSLFPSNTNRTSLQLPFNFKPPPSITTQQQQPPPINPKLKFAFQPQNDVVSGKSRTTLLGGAELDVSSFVNVIESLGDANAVQEGFKVHAILVKNGYFHASLYIKVCLVRMYFRCGKIELARRVFDESSERDVALWGAMVAGFAHHGMRIEALQYVRLMVDEGIMPNSALMMGVLHLVGELGALRIGQEAHAYLVKKKFYYEQVRIRTALVDMYSKCGDVGSGRRVLSSLVERGISCWSALIAGSVSSGGFQKAVKSMVRMQREGFRPNHVSVASILSVCAQSRALKRGKEIHAYALKHWFLPHVSIASSLIVLYSKCGLIEYCTNLFDGMERRNVILWTAMIDAYVENGCFPEAFGVLRSMQLTEYRPDTVTMARMLSLCSKLKLVKFGKEIHGQCLIKVQ, from the exons ATGGAAACCACAGTTCCAATTCCAACCTCAGCTGCAACTCCAActtcatctctctctctttctcttttccctTCAAACACCAACCGCACCTCTCTCCAACTCCCCTTCAACTTCAAACCTCCTCCTTCCATCACCAcacagcaacaacaaccaccacccATTAACCCTAAACTCAAATTTGCATTTCAAccacaaaacgacgtcgtttcgggCAAGTCGCGAACGACGCTCTTGGGAGGAGCAGAATTGGATGTGTCTAGCTTTGTGAATGTTATTGAAAGCTTGGGTGATGCAAATGCGGTTCAAGAAGGGTTTAAGGTTCATGCCATTTTGGTTAAGAACGGTTATTTTCATGCTAGTTTATATATTAAGGTCTGTTTGGTTAGAATGTATTTTAGGTGCGGGAAAATTGAGCTTGCGCGGAGGGTGTTTGATGAAAGTTCTGAGAGAGATGTTGCTTTGTGGGGTGCCATGGTTGCTGGTTTTGCACACCATGGGATGCGGATTGAAGCATTGCAGTATGTGAGGTTGATGGTAGATGAAGGAATAATGCCGAATTCGGCTTTGATGATGGGTGTTCTTCACTTAGTTGGGGAGCTTGGCGCATTGCGGATAGGTCAAGAGGCTCATGCTTACTTAGTGAAGAAGAAATTTTACTATGAGCAAGTGCGAATTCGAACTGCATTGGTTGATATGTATAGTAAATGTGGGGATGTTGGTTCGGGGAGGCGAGTTTTGTCTAGCTTGGTAGAGAGAGGTATAAGTTGTTGGAGTGCTCTGATTGCGGGTTCTGTCTCGAGTGGGGGGTTTCAAAAGGCGGTGAAGTCCATGGTTAGAATGCAGCGAGAAGGGTTCCGGCCTAATCATGTCAGTGTTGCTTCTATCCTTTCGGTTTGTGCACAGTCGAGGGCTCTGAAACGGGGGAAGGAGATTCATGCTTATGCTTTAAAACATTGGTTTCTGCCTCATGTCTCTATAGCTTCTTCGTTGATAGTGTTGTACTCTAAGTGTGGTTTGATTGAATATTGTACAAACCTATTTGATGGTATGGAACGAAGGAATGTGATCTTGTGGACAGCCATGATTGATGCATATGTGGAAAATGGGTGTTTTCCTGAAGCATTTGGTGTCTTAAGGTCAATGCAATTGACAGAGTATAGGCCGGACACAGTTACCATGGCGAGGATGTTAAGTCTTTGCAGCAAACTAAAACTTGTAAAGTTTGGCAAGGAGATTCATGGGCAG TGCTTGATAAAGGTTCAATGA